In Thermococcus thioreducens, a genomic segment contains:
- a CDS encoding class I SAM-dependent methyltransferase, whose product MHRFSPEHAHVLDSEWRRKVFPAREVIGFALPEVPQREAAVDVGAGTGYLTVPLARAFKKVYAIEASPKMAEILKRRIEDEKLNNVEVVVTERPPDIGDFDLVVFSSVLHEMERPEEYLRWAGRAFILVAEWKKEPMPFGPPVEERLSPEDILRLAENFELVKYRELEYHYLMLLKPKT is encoded by the coding sequence ATGCACCGCTTCAGTCCAGAGCATGCGCACGTACTGGACTCCGAATGGAGGCGGAAGGTCTTCCCTGCCAGGGAGGTCATAGGCTTCGCTCTTCCCGAAGTTCCCCAAAGAGAAGCCGCCGTAGACGTTGGCGCGGGTACGGGATACCTGACCGTCCCCCTGGCGAGGGCCTTCAAAAAGGTCTACGCCATCGAAGCAAGCCCAAAAATGGCGGAGATTCTGAAAAGGAGAATCGAAGACGAAAAGCTGAATAACGTCGAGGTGGTGGTCACCGAGAGGCCGCCGGATATAGGCGACTTCGACCTTGTGGTCTTCTCAAGTGTCCTGCACGAGATGGAGAGACCCGAGGAATACCTCCGCTGGGCTGGAAGGGCGTTCATCCTCGTGGCCGAGTGGAAGAAGGAGCCGATGCCATTTGGCCCTCCGGTGGAGGAAAGGCTCTCCCCGGAGGACATCCTCAGACTTGCCGAAAACTTCGAATTGGTGAAATACAGGGAGCTTGAGTACCACTACCTGATGCTTCTGAAACCAAAAACGTGA
- a CDS encoding nitroreductase family protein: protein MEFFEVLRKRRSVRRFQDKPIPRKLVEKLLGAAFLSPSSFNKRPWHFIVVDDREKLLALSKAKLGASGLATAPLAIVITADESRSDVWVEDSSIAAEHIQLAAFDLGLSSFWVQIRNRMHDERRTAEDYVRELLGIPENYRVLCIIGIGYPAENKPPHGDEVFEWDKVSLNRFGKPWK from the coding sequence ATGGAGTTCTTTGAGGTTCTCCGGAAAAGACGGAGCGTTAGGAGGTTCCAGGACAAGCCCATTCCAAGAAAGCTCGTTGAGAAGCTCCTTGGGGCGGCTTTCCTCTCACCCAGTTCCTTCAACAAGAGGCCCTGGCACTTCATCGTGGTTGACGATAGGGAAAAGCTCCTGGCACTCTCAAAGGCCAAGCTCGGCGCCTCCGGTCTGGCAACGGCTCCTCTGGCGATAGTTATCACAGCGGACGAAAGCCGGAGCGACGTCTGGGTGGAGGATTCCAGCATAGCGGCGGAACACATACAGCTGGCGGCGTTCGACCTGGGGCTGAGCTCCTTCTGGGTTCAGATAAGGAACAGGATGCACGATGAAAGAAGAACCGCCGAGGACTACGTGAGGGAGCTTTTGGGGATCCCGGAAAACTACCGCGTCCTCTGCATAATCGGAATCGGCTATCCAGCTGAGAACAAGCCTCCCCACGGCGATGAGGTTTTCGAGTGGGACAAGGTGAGCCTCAACCGCTTTGGCAAACCCTGGAAGTGA